A genomic window from Streptomyces broussonetiae includes:
- a CDS encoding ArsR/SmtB family transcription factor produces the protein MNATGTAAEDRVFAALANATRREVLRLLRERGPQPVQVLADHFDMRRPSLSEHLRVLREAGLVSEQRSGRRRIYRLEAAPLAEVQDWLHPYERFWRERLKGLGDLLDRMPDDGGS, from the coding sequence ATGAACGCGACCGGTACGGCCGCCGAGGACCGCGTCTTCGCCGCCCTCGCCAACGCCACCCGCCGCGAGGTGCTGCGGCTGCTGCGCGAGCGCGGGCCCCAGCCGGTGCAGGTGCTCGCCGACCACTTCGACATGCGCCGCCCGAGCCTCTCGGAACACCTCAGGGTGCTGCGGGAGGCCGGACTCGTCTCCGAACAGCGCTCCGGACGCCGGCGCATCTACCGCCTCGAGGCGGCCCCGCTCGCCGAGGTGCAGGACTGGCTCCATCCGTACGAGCGGTTCTGGCGCGAGCGGCTGAAGGGCCTCGGCGATCTGCTCGACCGCATGCCCGACGATGGCGGGTCATGA
- a CDS encoding SRPBCC family protein, whose translation MNSQPDDDLTTLRVDQFFPHPPPKVWRALTDPDLLVQWQMPGAEGFRLRVGHRYRMTSVPRPNSRFSGVVEVRVLGYDIERMLSVRWTDADPANAADWTITWTLEQEGRGTRLFLVHEGFDPDDPAQMMARKIMDGGWRGHVLPALGQALEQLR comes from the coding sequence ATGAACAGTCAGCCGGACGACGACCTGACCACCCTCCGCGTCGATCAGTTCTTCCCGCATCCGCCCCCCAAGGTCTGGCGTGCCCTGACCGATCCCGACCTGCTCGTCCAGTGGCAGATGCCCGGAGCCGAGGGCTTCCGGCTCCGGGTCGGCCATCGGTACCGGATGACCTCGGTCCCGCGTCCCAACTCCCGCTTCTCCGGCGTCGTGGAGGTGCGGGTCCTCGGGTACGACATCGAGCGGATGCTGTCCGTCCGCTGGACGGACGCCGATCCGGCCAACGCGGCGGACTGGACGATCACCTGGACCCTGGAACAGGAAGGGCGCGGAACGCGTCTGTTCCTAGTGCACGAGGGGTTCGATCCGGACGACCCGGCTCAGATGATGGCGCGGAAGATCATGGACGGGGGATGGCGGGGGCATGTCCTGCCCGCTCTGGGGCAGGCGCTGGAACAGCTTCGGTAA